Proteins found in one Oncorhynchus keta strain PuntledgeMale-10-30-2019 chromosome 2, Oket_V2, whole genome shotgun sequence genomic segment:
- the LOC118372315 gene encoding BTB/POZ domain-containing protein KCTD5-like isoform X6: MATEEKGKSMPQAVSALGSLPTPQCYNNNNNNNNNNNNKRGSEVSENTTTSSATESSGPETHSFGNGCGVNPTVGNNGKWVRLNVGGTVFLTTRHTLLKEQTSFLYRLCQQKDLHSDTDDTGAYVIDRDPTYFGPILNYLRHGKLVYNKELAEEGVLEEAEFYNITPLIKLIKERILERDCKVTQQVPPKHVYRVLQCQEEELTQMVSTMSDGWKFEQVSVRAFRKPRTGLLWTMVNIGSSYSYGTEDQAEFLCVVSKELHTPGSGLGTKQSHKTKLFHMHGSRMY; this comes from the exons ATGGCAACGGAGGAAAAAGGGAAATCGATGCCGCAGGCTGTATCAGCACTCGGCTCGTTGCCGACACCTCAGTgctacaataacaacaacaataataataacaacaacaataacaagcGAGGCAGCGAGGTAAGCGAGAATACGACCACCTCGAGCGCTACCGAATCAAGTGGACCGGAAACGCACAGCTTCGGGAACGGTTGCGGAGTCAATCCAACAGTGGGAAATAACGGGAAATGGGTCCGTTTGAACGTCGGCGGTACCGTATTCCTCACAACGCGGCATACCCTACTCAAAGAACAGACTTCCTTTCTCTATCGGCTCTGTCAACAAAAGGACTTGCATTCGGACACG GATGACACAGGGGCCTATGTGATAGACAGAGACCCCACCTACTTTGGCCCCATCCTCAACTACCTGCGACACGGCAAACTAGTCTACAACAAGGAGTTGGCTGAAGAAG GTGTGTTGGAGGAGGCTGAGTTCTACAACATCACTCCTCTGATCAAACTGATCAAGGAGCGGATCCTGGAGCGGGACTGTAAAGTCACACAG cAGGTGCCTCCTAAACATGTGTACCGGGTGTTGCAGTGCCAGGAGGAGGAGCTGACTCAGATGGTTTCCACCATGTCGGACGGCTGGAAGTTTGAGCAGGTCAGCGTACGCGCCTTCAGAAAGCCCCGCACTGGACTGCTCTGGACT ATGGTGAACATTGGTTCGTCATACAGCTATGGGACAGAGGACCAGGCAGAGTTTCTTTGTGTGGTGTCCAAGGAGCTACACACACCTGGCTCAGGCCTGGGCACCAAACAGAGCCACAAGACCAAG
- the LOC118372315 gene encoding BTB/POZ domain-containing protein KCTD5-like isoform X5, whose protein sequence is MATEEKGKSMPQAVSALGSLPTPQCYNNNNNNNNNNNNKRGSEVSENTTTSSATESSGPETHSFGNGCGVNPTVGNNGKWVRLNVGGTVFLTTRHTLLKEQTSFLYRLCQQKDLHSDTDDTGAYVIDRDPTYFGPILNYLRHGKLVYNKELAEEGVLEEAEFYNITPLIKLIKERILERDCKVTQQVPPKHVYRVLQCQEEELTQMVSTMSDGWKFEQVSVRAFRKPRTGLLWTMVNIGSSYSYGTEDQAEFLCVVSKELHTPGSGLGTKQSHKTKDLSPRTMPQDYLT, encoded by the exons ATGGCAACGGAGGAAAAAGGGAAATCGATGCCGCAGGCTGTATCAGCACTCGGCTCGTTGCCGACACCTCAGTgctacaataacaacaacaataataataacaacaacaataacaagcGAGGCAGCGAGGTAAGCGAGAATACGACCACCTCGAGCGCTACCGAATCAAGTGGACCGGAAACGCACAGCTTCGGGAACGGTTGCGGAGTCAATCCAACAGTGGGAAATAACGGGAAATGGGTCCGTTTGAACGTCGGCGGTACCGTATTCCTCACAACGCGGCATACCCTACTCAAAGAACAGACTTCCTTTCTCTATCGGCTCTGTCAACAAAAGGACTTGCATTCGGACACG GATGACACAGGGGCCTATGTGATAGACAGAGACCCCACCTACTTTGGCCCCATCCTCAACTACCTGCGACACGGCAAACTAGTCTACAACAAGGAGTTGGCTGAAGAAG GTGTGTTGGAGGAGGCTGAGTTCTACAACATCACTCCTCTGATCAAACTGATCAAGGAGCGGATCCTGGAGCGGGACTGTAAAGTCACACAG cAGGTGCCTCCTAAACATGTGTACCGGGTGTTGCAGTGCCAGGAGGAGGAGCTGACTCAGATGGTTTCCACCATGTCGGACGGCTGGAAGTTTGAGCAGGTCAGCGTACGCGCCTTCAGAAAGCCCCGCACTGGACTGCTCTGGACT ATGGTGAACATTGGTTCGTCATACAGCTATGGGACAGAGGACCAGGCAGAGTTTCTTTGTGTGGTGTCCAAGGAGCTACACACACCTGGCTCAGGCCTGGGCACCAAACAGAGCCACAAGACCAAG
- the LOC118372315 gene encoding BTB/POZ domain-containing protein KCTD5-like isoform X8, with translation MATEEKGKSMPQAVSALGSLPTPQCYNNNNNNNNNNNNKRGSEVSENTTTSSATESSGPETHSFGNGCGVNPTVGNNGKWVRLNVGGTVFLTTRHTLLKEQTSFLYRLCQQKDLHSDTDDTGAYVIDRDPTYFGPILNYLRHGKLVYNKELAEEGVLEEAEFYNITPLIKLIKERILERDCKVTQVPPKHVYRVLQCQEEELTQMVSTMSDGWKFEQMVNIGSSYSYGTEDQAEFLCVVSKELHTPGSGLGTKQSHKTKASEVQDEEEEGGERNTTLNECIKE, from the exons ATGGCAACGGAGGAAAAAGGGAAATCGATGCCGCAGGCTGTATCAGCACTCGGCTCGTTGCCGACACCTCAGTgctacaataacaacaacaataataataacaacaacaataacaagcGAGGCAGCGAGGTAAGCGAGAATACGACCACCTCGAGCGCTACCGAATCAAGTGGACCGGAAACGCACAGCTTCGGGAACGGTTGCGGAGTCAATCCAACAGTGGGAAATAACGGGAAATGGGTCCGTTTGAACGTCGGCGGTACCGTATTCCTCACAACGCGGCATACCCTACTCAAAGAACAGACTTCCTTTCTCTATCGGCTCTGTCAACAAAAGGACTTGCATTCGGACACG GATGACACAGGGGCCTATGTGATAGACAGAGACCCCACCTACTTTGGCCCCATCCTCAACTACCTGCGACACGGCAAACTAGTCTACAACAAGGAGTTGGCTGAAGAAG GTGTGTTGGAGGAGGCTGAGTTCTACAACATCACTCCTCTGATCAAACTGATCAAGGAGCGGATCCTGGAGCGGGACTGTAAAGTCACACAG GTGCCTCCTAAACATGTGTACCGGGTGTTGCAGTGCCAGGAGGAGGAGCTGACTCAGATGGTTTCCACCATGTCGGACGGCTGGAAGTTTGAGCAG ATGGTGAACATTGGTTCGTCATACAGCTATGGGACAGAGGACCAGGCAGAGTTTCTTTGTGTGGTGTCCAAGGAGCTACACACACCTGGCTCAGGCCTGGGCACCAAACAGAGCCACAAGACCAAG GCTTCAGAGGtgcaggatgaggaggaggagggaggagagagaaataccACCCTGAATGAGTGCATAAAGGAATGA
- the LOC118372315 gene encoding BTB/POZ domain-containing protein KCTD5-like isoform X7 → MATEEKGKSMPQAVSALGSLPTPQCYNNNNNNNNNNNNKRGSEVSENTTTSSATESSGPETHSFGNGCGVNPTVGNNGKWVRLNVGGTVFLTTRHTLLKEQTSFLYRLCQQKDLHSDTDDTGAYVIDRDPTYFGPILNYLRHGKLVYNKELAEEGVLEEAEFYNITPLIKLIKERILERDCKVTQQVPPKHVYRVLQCQEEELTQMVSTMSDGWKFEQMVNIGSSYSYGTEDQAEFLCVVSKELHTPGSGLGTKQSHKTKLFHMHGSRMY, encoded by the exons ATGGCAACGGAGGAAAAAGGGAAATCGATGCCGCAGGCTGTATCAGCACTCGGCTCGTTGCCGACACCTCAGTgctacaataacaacaacaataataataacaacaacaataacaagcGAGGCAGCGAGGTAAGCGAGAATACGACCACCTCGAGCGCTACCGAATCAAGTGGACCGGAAACGCACAGCTTCGGGAACGGTTGCGGAGTCAATCCAACAGTGGGAAATAACGGGAAATGGGTCCGTTTGAACGTCGGCGGTACCGTATTCCTCACAACGCGGCATACCCTACTCAAAGAACAGACTTCCTTTCTCTATCGGCTCTGTCAACAAAAGGACTTGCATTCGGACACG GATGACACAGGGGCCTATGTGATAGACAGAGACCCCACCTACTTTGGCCCCATCCTCAACTACCTGCGACACGGCAAACTAGTCTACAACAAGGAGTTGGCTGAAGAAG GTGTGTTGGAGGAGGCTGAGTTCTACAACATCACTCCTCTGATCAAACTGATCAAGGAGCGGATCCTGGAGCGGGACTGTAAAGTCACACAG cAGGTGCCTCCTAAACATGTGTACCGGGTGTTGCAGTGCCAGGAGGAGGAGCTGACTCAGATGGTTTCCACCATGTCGGACGGCTGGAAGTTTGAGCAG ATGGTGAACATTGGTTCGTCATACAGCTATGGGACAGAGGACCAGGCAGAGTTTCTTTGTGTGGTGTCCAAGGAGCTACACACACCTGGCTCAGGCCTGGGCACCAAACAGAGCCACAAGACCAAG